The DNA region TTTAAAAAAGTGATGTGCCccaatgaaatggcaagcacgatttgattgtcaaaactccagtagatcctcgattcgcaacaatggtcgatacaaccataatccgaaaaccgttagttcaacagattaacgaattttgtccgatatcatttcattattgattgatcgagactctatggattttttgacaattcagAATGGTTAGTATACCACATATCAATTGAAATCAGAGATTCTGATAGCATTACTAAACTGGCTTACACATAACTGGACTCTGGAATAATAATTATTAGTATTAAACAATCtagaaaaagttacaaaaaaaaaaactaactattcCTCCCCATTATCAAACTGATTTAAATCTGTTCCTAATAGACTTTACGAACAAGAATATtgagattaaaataaaaataatcaatatcttgcaattttacatattataaaagctgtgatttctatcaacacaagtatataaatataaaataaatgtgtgatatatatcaacatcggaaaccatctttgcaaatagccctgaaacgacggcaacgtgtggctCCATCTCCAGGGAGAGTGTCATTCTGAGATGTTGCAGGTAAATTCCCAGGCTGATTTtgaaatcctgcagctcttcctggtccagtgAATAAACATCGccaattctagcgaagctgatccaacaaacagaaaaTATTTTCACTAAACCGCATAGACTCCATAATCAACTtctattcataattttaaaaaaagtacgATTTCGCCTTCAATTTTCTTAAGTTTTCTCGACTTCAACTTcatgtcctcaaaagccacacatttttcatttttgttttaaaaatcaatttttaatgatcaatAGCAATACTCTCTTCATTTggagaacagtaaattggttccactttgacagttcaaaattgaggccgttttgcgaacccaGGTTAATAGGTACCAtggaatatattatttttttcttcgaaaaatatttgctacggCCTAAATGTTTaatcctaaaaaatatttttcttaaaaactttataaacttgtgttcaacattttagaatgttttatttttcaattattgtttttaattgaaaagagttagattttttaattttttgagcccttagtttatttttattttttgttaaatgtttcacattttttcaattttttgcctatttttcacattttattctATAAAACCACCATTATCatatacatttgaaaaaaaaaaatgcttagaggcacactacaaaaattattaaacacaGCTAAATTTGATccgagaaaaaataaatttttaaaactttgacaAAGTCACTTAAATAAGTCACACTTCAATTatagaattttctcaaaatataagAGTAATTGTGTAAGAGAACTGTTCctatttccaatgctttttgaagatcaaaaattggttggcaAATGGATCGacaaattttcgttattttttatttaactttttgtcactaagacttgagttgcaaaaaaaacactattttgtatttttttttattttttggtatgttttaagggacatcaaaagccaacttcttagaaatttcatttttcgatataacatcaaatttgcaatcaaaaagtactctggtgaaattttgttaaaatgcaccgttttcaagttaaagccattcattggtaacttttttgaaaatagtcgaagttttttttaaataaggccgttgcaaatgtttttcaaagtttatgtcgatcaaaaaattccttcaaaagataaagatttttgaagtttcatacataatttttgtatggacagctgccaaattcttatggaaaattatatggacaaactaatgacgcaaaatggcttctttgggcataccgaaggcaccaaaaaagtttcagtcgaattaaaaaacacaaaaatcaaaattcttaaaaaaagaccgatttcgtatatTCTATATAAACCAACGCAGGTAGAACCAGGTTAAAAAATGCATGGATGCAGAGAAATTTAATCTTGAACACAAAAATTAGTGATGCtttggagtaaccatgggcgttagagggttaaaacctgaaaattaaaataagtacttttcaatttttaaatttgcttctACCTGTTTTCAAAAGATGACATTTTAATCATCTAAAACATGATATCCAAAAaacgagaattaaaaaaaaatattttgcgcgattcaattttaagaattgagatcttgaaataaaaattgcaagCTTAAATAATTGATTTGCTTTGTGTCACTTTTAATTCGATAAGGCAATCGATAGCGATTGCAACACGAAATTATAAAACTCGCTCGAGCCTCGTCAAAGTCTAACAAGTTACCAAGATGGGCCACTACTATGCGCTGCTGCTGCCCTCAATTGTGCTGCTCTTCGGAGGCACCCTCGGCGGACCGAGCCAGCACTGCACGTGTCCCTGCGAGCAACGGGTCGAGCTGCCGAAGGATCTGCTCGAGTGCGTCAACATCAAGAGTGTGAAAACGCGGGGCTGGATGAACACGGACCAGAACCACATGTTCACCGACGACGTCAAGCGGTACGTGTACTTTACGGGGTTCGAGAAGCAGcgcaaccagaaccagaacgCCGACTGGAGGCTGTACACGAAGCCGAGCTACAAGAAGAGCTACGCGATTCGGAGCCGGTGGATGTTGGAGTTTCTGTTTGCCGCGATCGATACGAGAAATACGTTTTCCCGGTACGTGTTGAGCTGGAAGAAGGACTATTTGGAGATTCCGGAGTCGGGCTACTGGCAGTTTATTCCGGCTGGGAACAATCAGTACCGGATAAGGAACACGTGGTCGGGGGAGTTTTTGTACGTGGACAACGATGGACACTACCAGGTGAAGGGAACGAAACGGCCGTACACGTACCGCCACATGAACCAGTCCCCGACGAACCAGGGCGCAAATGCGGACCTTTTTGAGGTGCTCAAGTGTGTGAAGAAATAATGAAATGAATAGTTTCGAAATAAATGATCAAACTCACCTCGTCACCAGCTGCTTCACGTCGTCCAGATACGCAAGCATGTACCGCAGCGCCTCATCCGTTCCCGCCTTCCGACAGACGTCCTCCAACTTCGCCGACACCCTCAGCATCGGCAGCTCGCCCTCTTCACCGGTTCGCTTCACCTTGACCAGCACAACCTGGTCCGGTGTCATCGCCGGGAACGCCTCTTTCTCGTACCCAAAGTCCCTCGCTTTGAGAATCACCCGCCTCGTGTAGTCCTTCAGCGCGAGTCGGAAGCGAGCGGCCTGCTTCGGTGCCGGTTCCACGTAGTACGCGCGCAATATCTGCCCAACGTGAACGTCCTCGACGCGCGTTGGCTTGTTGTTAAAGTATGCCACATCGCGAAAGCTGTACACTCCGTCCTGCACGTTGACCACCTTCAGCTTCTCGCCCTCGCGCAGCGTACACTGGACGAGGGCGTTGTGCTCGGGGAAGTCGGAGAGGGCTTCCGGGGGGACGGTTCCGGTTTCGTTCTCTTTGACCAGGTAGACGTCGACGCCGGTGGCGAAGATTCCCGTAATGGTGGCGGTCGAAACGTGGCCAAGGTTGTCGCCTCCGGTGGCGAAGGGGAGGATGAGGGTAATTTTGGCTCCGTCTTCGGTCACTTCGTGCACGGTGAAGAGCTCTACGGAGCCGGGTTTGAGCCGGTCGATGCGGTCGGAGTCTTGGGTGACGGAGCGGCAGAATTTGAACAGGATTGCGGTGATTTTGTTGCAGAAGGCGACGATGAAGTACTTTTCCGTCTCGCTGATGACCGTGCCGAGGCACTTTTGGTCGGGTTTGATGGAGGCGCGATCCAGGATGAGTTTGGCCGATTTGCGGAGGTACTCCGGATGGTTGGTGAAGAGCGCTTGCTGTTTGTCCTCGTCGATGCCGATTAGGCGCATCTTGATCGACTGTTTGGGTGCGTACTGCTTGGTGAATCGGTAGTTGTGGGACATGACGATTCCCTTGACTCGGCCACCGGCCAGCGTTACGGCCAAGCCGCGTTTGTCGTCGAGGACACGCGTCACGCGACACTCGTACACGTCTCCGACGCGCAAATCGTCCAGCGAGAAGAATCTGCTGCCGACGGTGGCGTCGTCATCGGTTATGATCAGCGTCCGATCGAAGGCCTCGTACCGGACTACGCGAACCGTGTGCAGCGACCCGATCTGGTACTTGGCCATCACAATCTGCTCGTCGTAGTTTGCGTTATATCTGCTCTTCAAAACGTACCGCGGCAGCAAAGCCTTGTGTTTCTTCCCCAGCTGGAACCACACTCCGCCGGTGCTGCACTTGTGCATCACTTTGGCGTCCTTGAGGACCGTCCCGACTGGGAGCGGATCCGCCACGGAGTACCGATTGCTGTCTCCGATCGCAAGCGTCAAAAACACGTGCTTCGTCATGGGCATCACGTACAGAATGCGCGCCGGAACTTGCTTAAACAGCTCAAAGCTCGCCACCTTCGAAAGCGGCTTTTCCAACATGTTTTCATTGACAAAAGCCGGGACCGTATCGTCAAACAACGTTCCCTGCAGTCCGTTCGGAAGAATCGACTCAACGGTAAACGTGACCACCGAACCCGGCATCAACGAGTCAATATTTGCAGCTGCCACGTCCAACTTCCTCAACTCTTTCGGTTTGAACGCCTTCAAGATCACCGTAGCCGTTCCGTTGGCCAGCGTCACCTTCTCCACCGTGCAATGCACATTCCCCCCAACCTCCATACGATTATTCCGCACATTCTTCGTCGGCAGAAAAGCACGCACATTCCTTATACCCACGTTCATCTGATACCCATGATCTTCCTCTTCCTCAACGGTCGCCGAAATCACCAATCCCTCAACCAAGTGCTTATGGTTCAACTCGCTGTGCAACTCCTTCGGATCCAGCGACAACTCAAACCTCCACCGCTCCTGATCCTTCCCCTTAATCTTCACGTAAACCAGCTCCCCAACCGAATACAACTCCTCCAACCCAGGACAACACCCTCCCTCACCCCCCTCCACCACACTCTGCAGCCGCTTCCCGTACGCCCCCGAAATCGCCGTCACCGGAACCCGCCCAAACAACCGACCCGGCAACGATACCAACAACTCCAGCTTCTGCACCTTGTACACACACCCCAGCACCAGCATGCCCTCCTGGGCCGTTTTGAACTGCAGCGGAGCGGCCTTCACCGTTTGCACCAGCTCCTCCCGTTCCATCTCAATCTGCTCCAGCCGAGCCTGTTGACGCTCGCGCTGGCGCGGCTTTTGCTGCTTCTCTTCATTTTTGGTAGACGCACCGTAATCCTGAAATCGAGAACCCCGAAATTAACACAACTCCGGCGAAACGCGGTTCAAACTCACCGTATTCCTGCGGAACTTTTTGCGCGGCTTCCCGTCCTCGGCGGATTCGGTTTTGCGACCGCGTGGAAATGACGGCTCCACGTACACCATTTTGCTGgtgggggacacttcggaaCAATCGAACGAAATTTCGGGAAAAAATCGGGCTAAAAACGCGGCGGCGACGGCGTGCGAGTAAACAGTTCGGCGTGCACGTGTGGAATGTTTTGGTGAATTTGAAAAGCAGCGATCGATGACAGAAGTTAACGTCAAATCGCTTAAGCGGTCGCGCGGTATCGGGGCAAAAGGTCGAATCGAAGCGTGAAGTTAGCTCTTTTATTTAtcataattgggtactaaagccctatgtaaatttttatgtacaacggtaaaaaacacgattaataccatttctgatcactttttttcattttaatgcaaaacatttttttgacaggacaacattttttctatggatcaactatggtccccttggaacgagctgcactgataatcaacattacacactgttcagttcacttttacacacttgtataggatttttcagttcaagtatgattacacgaaagtgtgtaatcatacttgaactgaaaaatcccatacaagtgtgtaaaagtgaactgaaaaaagtgtaatgctgtttaccagtgtgtcaagtaggagcttttctgtcaagaaggaccgcgaggttaatttttcaaaattgttttaaaaatccattttaaactctttgtggtcgtacaaagggtcattgtactcagaaaaataagctttatcgctgtaaacaataatatcagcaatctaagcttcattttaggacccaattttaagttttcttattataaaattttaaaatgaaataatctaaaattataaattctaaactaaacaaaatcaaactttcattgttgtaaagtttcaaaatctcgagtttttttttaaatattgatatcttaaaaaactaatattttaatgtagtaaaaattacttttaatcaaaaatttaaaatttaaatattaaaatattaaatatctaatattcgaaaataataaaaaataaaaaaaacaagcatttttaaatcaaaaaattctaaaacttaaaaaatctaaaaaatcgaaaattctaaaatatttttgttctaaaattttcatgtttattttttatttgaaaattttaaaatcatcataaatttctaatttattgcacactttgcaccaaaaagtgaccaaccaccggggttgagtgtattctgaatttattttttttagaatctgtgtttaaatataataattcctcaataaggctttctagtcagaaatttaccaacacattcaaagtatgtttacatgacagctagacgtttgtttgcatcaggtttcctatctctttctagcaaaagtatttttgtcaggcgacttctggttagtttttttgactgactgcccaatatgtcagccaacatacttcgcaggactgtgacagctacagctcgatcattgtttgcttCAGGACattgtgacgaggagttcgtcatttttgagttaaattatatttttttcactgggcctagaaagccttattgttaaatgctaaattaaaaaaatagatttatttttttaattctgattttttgtgtccttaatttttttaataagtaaatattaaaattcaaaaattcgaaactaAATATCCccattaaacaaataaaaataataaagtttcattcttaaaatcttaaattctaaaaattcataaattcttaaattcttaaattcttaaattcttaaattcttaaattcttaaattcttaaattcttaaattcttaaattcttaaattctaaaattcttaaattcttaaattctaaaattctaaaattcttaaattcttacattcttaaattcttaaattcttaaattcttaaattcttaaattcttaaattcttaaattcttaaattcttaaattcttaaattcttaaattcttaaattcttaaattcttaaattcttaaattcttaaattcttaaattcttaaattcttaaattcttaaattcttaaattcttaaattcttaaattcttaaattcttaaattcttaaattcttaaattcttaaattcttaaattcttaaattcttaaattcttaaattcttaaattcttaaattcttaaattcttaaattcttaaattcttaaattcttaaattcttaaattcttaaattcttaaattcttaaattcttaaattcttaaattcttaaattcttaaattctttaattcttaaattcttaaattcttaaattcttaaattcttaaattcttaaattcttaaatttttaaattcttaaattcttaaattcttaaattcttaaattcttaaattcttaaattctaaaattctaaaattctaaaattcttaaattcttaaattcttaaattcttaaattcttaaattcttaaattcttaaattcttaaattcttaaattcttaaattcttaaattcttaaattcttcaattcttaaattcttaaattcttaaattcttaaattcttaaattcttaaattcttaaattcttaaattcttaaattcttaaattcttaaattcttaaattcttaaattcttaaattcttaaattcttaaattcttaaattcttaaattcttaaattcttaaattcttaaattcttaaattcttaaattcttaaattcttaaattcttaaattcttaaattcttaaattctgaaattcttaaattctgaaattcttaaattcttaaattcttaaattcttaaattcttaaattcttaaattcttaaattcttaaattcttaaattcttaaattcttaaatgcttaaatgcttaaattcctaaattcttaaattcataaatttttaaattaaaaaaatcaaagtcgttacatagaattaaatttataaaaataaaattcattaattCCAAGTCGCACATTTGGCGTTTTGCGCGGATTTCGCACGGTTTGGCGATATTTTTTTCGACTATCCCTCAAAATCCTTAAGGTCGAAACGTGGCGCGAAGTTAGCTCTTTAATTGATTTCGCGCGGcgatttgtaaacaaatttgactGTTTTCGTGTCGTTTCttgtttgataaattttgtttaagtttttaaatgttcaaCAAAAGTTGTTtcctcaaaaaatcatcaagatgtggtttctaaaaaatctaaagaatgGTGAGTGAACAAATAATTAATCTAGCGATAATCAATTTAACCGTTGAAATATGTAACTTTCAGCGACAGTCTACTACATCCGACCGGACGTTAAAAAGCACGTCGTGTCCCGGTCTACGGGCAACCTCAACATCGCGAACGACCGGTCCATCAGCCGGAACCATGCGTTCCTTTTCCCAGAGTCGTCGGACACGCTGAAGCTGGTGGACGCCGGCAGCCGGTACGGCACCTTCTTGAACCACGCCATCGAAAGTGACCGCGACGAGATTCCGAAGGATGTTCCGGTGAGGCTTCGCCAGGGGGATCGCGTTCGGTTCGGCATGTGCGACAGCCTGTGGCAGGTAGACCGGGTTGAGTTCCGGTGCATTACGTCGACGATTAGCGTGACGGAGGGGTTGGAGCGGACGTTGAGGAAGCTTGGGGGAACGCTGGAAGGCAGTTTTCAGCAGGGGAAGACCAGGTTTTTGGTGATGACGACGATTACGACCACGCCGAAGCTGCTGATGAGTTTGATTGGGCAGATTCCGGTGGTGACGCCGGAGTACTTTGAGGCGTGTCTGAGGGCGGTGCAGGGGGGAAAGGCGCTTCCGGATCCGGAGGGGTTTATTCCTGAGTTTACGGAAGCGTACGTGAGGCGTGAGGGAATATCGTTTGGAAAGGTTCCGGAGAGGGAAGAGCTGTTTGTGGGGTTGACCTTTATCTTTATCAAACCGCAACACATGACGCTGTACGAAGGGATTGTGAAGATGGCCGGTGGCAAGTGCATCTGCGCCACGAAGCACAAGATTTCCAAGTCGTTCTTTACGCAAGATAAGGTCGTCGTGATCCAGGTTACGACGGACACTCTTACGCAGGGTGCGTCGCAGTCCATGGACGGTCTCACCCAAATTGTGGCCAAAGCAGGTCGTCGTTTGATTCCGGAGGCGGAAATTGGGTTGGCCATTCTGCACTGCTCGCTCGAGAAGTACTGCAACCCGTTGTACAAGTTTACCAGCGTGTTGGATCTGGACACGGTTCCTTTCGAAGCCCACGGAGACACTTTGGCGCGGAATAGTGAAGATTTGGCGGGTCGTTCCAAGAAGATCAGCAGCGTTGTCGAGAGTATCTCGATTCCGGAAACGGAACCGCACGATATCCAACCAGGAACGCTACATTCGACCAACTTCAGCGATGCTGAGCTGAAGATCTCGGAGGTGGAGTCTGAGTTTGCCAAGGCCAACGAAAATGAAAGCACGGGTCGGTCAAAACGGAAGCGTGCCGAGCCAACCGAGCCGCCGAAGGAAGCCAAAAGGATCCGATCGAAACCAGTTGAGGAGGAGATTCCCGAAACGCCAGAAGAATCCGTGTCGCCGCCCCCACCATCCCAACTTCCCCCCTCACAACCCTCAAATCTCTCCGGCTTCCTCTCGGTGAATCACGAAGAAgcgctgaacgaatcaaaatcCGCTCCGACGGCGGCGCCGGCGGCAGCTCAAAAGCCAAAACGACCCCTTCAGCTAATGCTGGACGACGGCGAGGACGATCTGTTCAACTTTGGCGAAGCCGTTCCCAAACGTGCCAAACGCCAGCAAACACTTGCCGAGTCGTTCACCTCATCGTCGCAACGATCTCAACGCGCACCAGAATCATCCACCGCAGATTCGGACCTGTTTGCATTCAACGGCGAAACTTCCCGCCGCTCCAAGCGCAACCCGGAAGCACCTCCAAAATCAGCCCCCAATCCGACCTCGAACACCACCAGCACCACCAACACCTCCTACAAGCAGTTTATCAAACCGATCACGATAAAGGCAGAGGGTTGGCTCTCGTCGACGTTCTGCGAGCTCAGCATCAAAACCCAGGACGAAGTCACGGTGAAGCGCATCAAGGAGGAACCCGGCGACGGAGACGAGGACCACAAGACGCGCGTCTGGATCGACGGGATGCAGTCCATGTTCCAGGTGCGCGTCAAGTGCATGAATTTGACCTCGCACCACCGCAGTCGGGACGAGTCGTCGGAGCGGAGCTTCTTCGGGACGGGATCGACCAATGGAGGAGGGAAGAACTTTAAGGCGTTCGTGAAGGTGGGTTTTAGTTGAGAGTTTCTCCAATCCTTTAAGATTACGTTAAAAGGAAGATTTTTCTCGGCATGTTCCATATATTGGCATGGATGGAGTTCTAAAAATTCtattctaaaaataaacccAGCAAAAAccttattaaatttgaaaaaacataaactgatttataaaaaagaaataaatttaaaatccgcAAACTATTCTTTTTGGATCAACTAATAATTTATTATTAGCTGGTCATAAAGGTAATTTACTATATAAAATAATACTTTTGATTACGTTCATTATATTAcattttattatatatttttacacAAAACATAACTTTCACAACAAtaatccgttcacagaatcctctctgcggaaATCACaatgcagtagggctggccgctttaatttttgtaatgcattttcgggtgttctcggatgtactgcaaatattaatattgacaagaatttaacataaattgtttttatcttaaaattcCTCAGTCTGAGATTCTTAACAAATAATATAAATCAAATACAaatcaacaatcaaaaaattcttcaaactaaaagtgttaaaacttgtagaaatttgatcaaaaaatacaaattcaaataaaaaataagcttcaaagtaaaatgaaaattctaactttaaaaaaacagatttttaactacaaaattaaaaaaaaaacgatctgAAACTCAAAAGGAAATTAAATAATTCAGAAATACTTTGATAAAACAAAACCTAAAATTAAACACCTAAAATTTATGGCACTtaaattctaatctaatctaatcagaccctagcgcagccaatctttcgaagggatcctggagagtgccttaggttagatgacgcctagcactcttcttgtcatttattaacatttgtagtgcgccattgcatcggaatgcattgaaacatcacaagcgttaaagcggccaggcctactgcgtaaagccgtatcgcagagatgattcgtaattgggttgagtttgagcactgagtgttcgaacaacaacacaattctgaatcgacaggggaggaagaagcgtggggacacaccaccatacgctccgagatttggttatattcgttgggagcaccatgctaagaaggtttggtactccgggaccctctgggatgggacattgtatttccacgaatgccctggacactatttgccgtggttatagcgccacaactcgctctctgtaacagtattcctaattccagtccacactcatcaagtcgtcatggcttagtggttagcatttttgcttaccaatccaaaggacggaggatcgaatcCCGCCTGGAGCGACTttgtttttcgttcatattcatcatttcaaatttatgtgttcttaactttctcgttgggagcagatgggtatcgagtccaaaaccattcgcttacaaagcgaacaccgtaaccagtcagccacggccgctcctcaacACCTAAAATTTATGGCACTTAAATTCAGAATTAAAatcgtaaataaaaaaaataagattttaaacTATACCTAAGAAACGGGTGTCGAGATCGAGTTGTGGcttaaccttcccttggtattaaaaaaaaatcacacataaggtacTGGGGTCCTTTTCcccaatctttaaaaaatcgtcaaaaatccagtttttgaccgattccggttcttttggtcacaaatgaaagcttagaacgtcccctttccgaaaccgacccggaaaaccggatttggtcactatGGCCACCGGgtatcggctacaaccgaaaaaaggcctttttgagaccccaacttggacgacctgtatctccggcaaatttaaaccaatcaggatgctccgggttgcattcgacaggtatatacctgtactttgaccacaaatattaatgtcagggccaggtgacctaccggttctggaaatccggaacatccgaaaagttcatattttacagtttttcacgtatatgtgataccaatactctcatgatacttgaaattgatccataaaacttactaaaaacacaatacacgattgccagaaccactctggacctggaaccggttcccgggtacccgatgaacggccaatttgatttttttgttgaaaaccctTGATgtcgcatatcaaacttcatgaaattgaaagatatgtcaatctacagtCATGCCAATATTCGCTGACCCATCATGATcattctggaaccggttaccggtagccccttggggacactcccggaatatgagagaaaccctatcatccgacatatcaaacttcatgaaattgaaagaaatgtcTATTTACGGTCAttccgttgttcgctgacccaatgtggccaatctggaaccggttaccggtggccgcttggggacactcccggaatatgagagaaaccctatcatccgacatatcaaacttcatgaaattgaaagatatgtcaatctacggtcatgccaatgttcgctgaccca from Culex quinquefasciatus strain JHB chromosome 3, VPISU_Cqui_1.0_pri_paternal, whole genome shotgun sequence includes:
- the LOC6049899 gene encoding nibrin is translated as MWFLKNLKNATVYYIRPDVKKHVVSRSTGNLNIANDRSISRNHAFLFPESSDTLKLVDAGSRYGTFLNHAIESDRDEIPKDVPVRLRQGDRVRFGMCDSLWQVDRVEFRCITSTISVTEGLERTLRKLGGTLEGSFQQGKTRFLVMTTITTTPKLLMSLIGQIPVVTPEYFEACLRAVQGGKALPDPEGFIPEFTEAYVRREGISFGKVPEREELFVGLTFIFIKPQHMTLYEGIVKMAGGKCICATKHKISKSFFTQDKVVVIQVTTDTLTQGASQSMDGLTQIVAKAGRRLIPEAEIGLAILHCSLEKYCNPLYKFTSVLDLDTVPFEAHGDTLARNSEDLAGRSKKISSVVESISIPETEPHDIQPGTLHSTNFSDAELKISEVESEFAKANENESTGRSKRKRAEPTEPPKEAKRIRSKPVEEEIPETPEESVSPPPPSQLPPSQPSNLSGFLSVNHEEALNESKSAPTAAPAAAQKPKRPLQLMLDDGEDDLFNFGEAVPKRAKRQQTLAESFTSSSQRSQRAPESSTADSDLFAFNGETSRRSKRNPEAPPKSAPNPTSNTTSTTNTSYKQFIKPITIKAEGWLSSTFCELSIKTQDEVTVKRIKEEPGDGDEDHKTRVWIDGMQSMFQVRVKCMNLTSHHRSRDESSERSFFGTGSTNGGGKNFKAFVKKHNYKPQQTIVKTMPVCVLDNTQDDHF
- the LOC6049909 gene encoding protein RRP5 homolog; translated protein: MVYVEPSFPRGRKTESAEDGKPRKKFRRNTDYGASTKNEEKQQKPRQRERQQARLEQIEMEREELVQTVKAAPLQFKTAQEGMLVLGCVYKVQKLELLVSLPGRLFGRVPVTAISGAYGKRLQSVVEGGEGGCCPGLEELYSVGELVYVKIKGKDQERWRFELSLDPKELHSELNHKHLVEGLVISATVEEEEDHGYQMNVGIRNVRAFLPTKNVRNNRMEVGGNVHCTVEKVTLANGTATVILKAFKPKELRKLDVAAANIDSLMPGSVVTFTVESILPNGLQGTLFDDTVPAFVNENMLEKPLSKVASFELFKQVPARILYVMPMTKHVFLTLAIGDSNRYSVADPLPVGTVLKDAKVMHKCSTGGVWFQLGKKHKALLPRYVLKSRYNANYDEQIVMAKYQIGSLHTVRVVRYEAFDRTLIITDDDATVGSRFFSLDDLRVGDVYECRVTRVLDDKRGLAVTLAGGRVKGIVMSHNYRFTKQYAPKQSIKMRLIGIDEDKQQALFTNHPEYLRKSAKLILDRASIKPDQKCLGTVISETEKYFIVAFCNKITAILFKFCRSVTQDSDRIDRLKPGSVELFTVHEVTEDGAKITLILPFATGGDNLGHVSTATITGIFATGVDVYLVKENETGTVPPEALSDFPEHNALVQCTLREGEKLKVVNVQDGVYSFRDVAYFNNKPTRVEDVHVGQILRAYYVEPAPKQAARFRLALKDYTRRVILKARDFGYEKEAFPAMTPDQVVLVKVKRTGEEGELPMLRVSAKLEDVCRKAGTDEALRYMLAYLDDVKQLVTRFKSRDKPFAQYTVGQSVSCVVESFVDDGDQLVVRLGDSEPEDPTAARGLARKDPKKDGTYTVGERLSGRVVWVDVERQLVHVCITKKLLKHVVDVAEGDSYNVDDRHNLVTLFANRYVAVGCLHKVDSPLVIVPVKTHFNDLEPAEEGGVGAKVAVVLVRNYEGLVCGLTESTYERFRDLKLTEKKGVSPSDKSSGETANETAEDNGHSDLGIDKDDEVVESKTTEKVSKKSKKKAKGLAQANAVESPAKALKQDKKKQKALAKKLKNGQPFVISQLDGTDDSVLKLAKKKQKKQRKEKCTFLAKSPAAESAGPKTKESVQQGAKRKVEEKAVAKLPGAESFWSTGGAGGRKQQQQPPSDSSDDEENDRVEVPAKKSRLTAKERFEAMRQEEKRIRQIEEELADSSVDPHTPDQFDRMLLAQPNSSLLWIRYMVFHMESAEIDKARAVARRALKTINFREENERLNVWIALLNLELRYETIETFKEILQEAVQYNDPYKVYSKVIEVLIDCGKTAEVLDMTELLQKRFRKQPEMWHLIASCFYKIGHRSKVKPLLSKALKSLENKEHIPLIVKFAFLHNRNDDRDEAHILFEQILTSYPKRTDIWSQYVDMLVKDGLVDVARQTLDRAIVQRLPMRNMKTLFTKYVNFEEKHGDREAVRRIKQQAAEYVERQLAAEGKSGGKKDD